Genomic segment of Verrucomicrobiota bacterium:
GATTCTGATTCACCCGATCCACGTGGATCGCGTCATAACACCCGCCCGTATTAGCATCATAAACAAAGAGTCCCGCGTCGTTTTTGCCCAGGAACCAGTCCAAAGCTTTTTGCGCCTCAGTCAGCCAGAAATAATCTTTGGTCGTCTGGAAAGCTTCCAAGCACATGGCCACAGTCGAGTAGGCCTCGACGGGCTGCTGGTCGAATTTCGCACGCACATCACCCTTTTTGTAGAATCCATTTGACCCGACGGGGCGGAAATGTCCTTCCTCGCACGTCTGGACTGTTTGGAGCCAGCGGGCTGTTTCTAAGCCCACTTCTAAGGCTTTATGATTATCTGACCACCGCCCGCTCAAGATCAGCGCATGGGGAAGTACCCCGTTATCGTATGAAACCACCGGCTCAAACCATTTCCAGTCCTGGCTATGACTGTCTTCATACAGCCTGAGTAATTTGTCAGTGAGAATATCACGCACTTGGTCGACTAACCTATCCCCGCTCAGCCTCCTGAAATATTCGTGAATCCCGATCAATGCAAAGGCCCAGGCACGCGGTGAACTCACCTCTGTGATTTTCATGACGGTTTTTTCAAAAAGCTGGACCGCCCATGCCTGCAGACTCTTGTCCTGCGAACGCCCCACACAGGTTCCTAACGCCCATAGTGTACGGCCCAAAGAATCATCCGAACCGTATTCGTCGAGCCACTTCCGGTCAAATCCCATAAAATTATGGAACCGTCCGGATGCCGGTTCATAGGCATAATTAATAAAAGACGCATACGTATGGGCAAAGTTGGAGATTTTTCCAAGTGCATCCCCCGTTTCCTCAAGGAGAATCGCCAGAATCAAAGCACGGGCATTATCATCAATACAATACCCCTCATGGAAATTTGGCAGGGTATAAGTCGCATGCTGGAAAATCCCGGTCGAGTCTGTGATTCGGCACAGGTGATCCAAACGCAGGGTAGGCAGCTCGACGAGTTCAGTTTCCTGAGTTTTGAGGGCATATCGGCGGGAGACACCCCTCGCCTTTGAAAGCCGCGCTTTGTAAAAAGATTCCCCGTATTGGAAGGCGACTTGGCTCCAGATGGATTCACGGCCCTGGAGGTAAGCCCGTTTACGCATGGCATTACATTTGTGATCATCCTCCAAAAGGCCGATAATTGCTTTAGCCATATTCTCATGATCGGCAAATGGCACGAGCACACCTTTTCCGTCAGCGAGTAATTCCTCAGCGTGCCAGTAGGGCGTCGAGATAACAGCTTTCCCGCAACCAAAAGAATAGGCTAAGGTCCCTGAAACCGCCTGGGCGGGGTTCAGGTACGGCGTAATATAAATATCGGCGGCCCCGAGGAATTCCTTTAATTCATCGATCTCCACAAAACGATTGTAAAAAGCGACATGTTTTTTCACCCCGAGGTTTGCGACCATACGGTCAAGGCTTATCCTGTAGGCTTCACCTTCGTTACGGACGAGATTCGGATGTGTCGCGCCGAGCACGATATAAACTAACTCGGGATACTTTTTAACCACTTCTGGCAAAGCCTGGATGACATATTCTATCCCCTTACTCGGGGAAAGTAGGCCGAATGTCAGCAGGACCTTCTTTCCCTCGACCCCAAATTGATCCTTATAAAAATTCGGATCACTAAATGGCATGTCAGGGATACCGTGGGCGATTATGTCGATCTTATCCGGGGAGACCCCGTAAACATCTTTGAGGATACCCTTACTGCGTTCCGTCATGACGACGAGCCTCACACTCAGTGTAATCAACTCTTTCATGACGCGTTTCTGGTGGGCATCAGGCTCTTGGAG
This window contains:
- a CDS encoding glycosyltransferase family 4 protein, which translates into the protein MNLEEHIGKIALIGGYLPRKCGIATFTNDMYKSISLAYPKTEVMVVPVNDIAEGYPYPPEVRFEFSEQDISSYERAADFLNFNNVDVVCLQHEFGIYGGNAGSHVLALLRDLKMPVITTLHTVLQEPDAHQKRVMKELITLSVRLVVMTERSKGILKDVYGVSPDKIDIIAHGIPDMPFSDPNFYKDQFGVEGKKVLLTFGLLSPSKGIEYVIQALPEVVKKYPELVYIVLGATHPNLVRNEGEAYRISLDRMVANLGVKKHVAFYNRFVEIDELKEFLGAADIYITPYLNPAQAVSGTLAYSFGCGKAVISTPYWHAEELLADGKGVLVPFADHENMAKAIIGLLEDDHKCNAMRKRAYLQGRESIWSQVAFQYGESFYKARLSKARGVSRRYALKTQETELVELPTLRLDHLCRITDSTGIFQHATYTLPNFHEGYCIDDNARALILAILLEETGDALGKISNFAHTYASFINYAYEPASGRFHNFMGFDRKWLDEYGSDDSLGRTLWALGTCVGRSQDKSLQAWAVQLFEKTVMKITEVSSPRAWAFALIGIHEYFRRLSGDRLVDQVRDILTDKLLRLYEDSHSQDWKWFEPVVSYDNGVLPHALILSGRWSDNHKALEVGLETARWLQTVQTCEEGHFRPVGSNGFYKKGDVRAKFDQQPVEAYSTVAMCLEAFQTTKDYFWLTEAQKALDWFLGKNDAGLFVYDANTGGCYDAIHVDRVNQNQGAESTLSFLLSLQEMRINEIILESYDRPITPNEA